In a single window of the Amycolatopsis sp. cg5 genome:
- a CDS encoding SDR family NAD(P)-dependent oxidoreductase — protein MVSNEEKLLDYLKRATADLREARKRIADNERQESEPIAIVSMACRFPGGVRTPEDLWQLVSTGTDAISDFPVDRGWDTEGIYDPTPGVPGKTYSREGGFLHNAAEFDANFFKISPKEAVETDPQQRLLLEVAWEALERGGIDPVSLKGSSTGVFAGVMYHDYGIAGSSGSIVSGRVSYTLGLEGPAVTVDTACSSSLVALHWAIQSLRRGECQLALAGGVTVMATPETFVGFSEQRGLAANGRCKSFAAAADGTGWGEGAAILLVERLSDARANGHPVLAVIAGSAVNQDGASSGLTAPNGPSQQRVIQKALANAKLTAADVDVVEAHGTGTKLGDPIEAQALLATYGQDRERPLWLGSLKSNMGHTQAAAGVAGIMKMVLSIQHGLIPQTLHVDEPNTQVDWEAGNVKLLTEAQPWPDHGQPRRAGVSSFGISGTNSHVIVEQAPEPEEEPEEAPVTVTAKVVPWLVSGKTAAALHDQLTRLSTVDADLLDVAYSLATTRTFLEFRSAALGGDLPKATFGQVKGGKLAFLFTGQGAQRIGMGRELAELFPAFRDAFDAAVTEIDKHLGWPLKDAVWGDDQSKLNRTGYTQPALFAVEVALFRLLESWGVKPDFLAGHSIGELAAAHVSGVFSLEDAAKLVVARGKLMNALPEGGAMIAIQASEEEVLPHLTDEVGFGGINGPRSVVVSGTEAAATKIAEHFSDRKTKRLAVSHAFHSPLMEPMLADFRKVAATITFSKPKIPIVSTLTGKPATAEELSSPDYWAKHVRQPVRFLDAIRTLEGKNVTSFVELGPDAALTAMGPECLEGETAAFIPTLRRERSEETELVSALGTAFTRGVTVNWANFFAGRGAKRVDLPTYAFQHKHFWIDTTAVTQDVAGVGQIAAEHPLLGAVVPSPESGGVVLTGRLSFETHPWLADHDVLGSVLVPGTAFVELAVRAGDQVGTGRIEELILEVPLILPPRGGVSLQAVVGPDESGVRSIGIYSGGQDEPWTRHATGTLVESTDAAGFDLAEWPPAGATPVDVEGVYEKLVGRGYGYGPTFQGLKSAWRRGDELFAEVALPEGAGAERFGLHPALLDAAMHVELLSDSDETLLPFSWNGVSLYAVGASAARVRLSNGRIELADLSGNPVLSVDNLAARAISADQLTSTSDSLFQVSWVPVRTPDTSSTVDVWQAAGSDDVLIGMRENAYALLEKLQASEDQLVVVTERAMAVGADDDVDLTQAPIWGLVRAAQAEEPGRIVLVDTDGSLDVAVAAASGEAEVAIRGGKLLAPRLTRAEKSDVDIEWDEHDTVLITGGTGGLGALFAKHLTTRGVQHLVLTSRRGIDAPGALELQHELEDLGATVTIAACDVSDRGALATLIAAHPLTGVVHAAGILDDATLASQSAERFDKVLRPKADAAFYLHELTAEAGLKAFVLFSSAAGILGGSGQANYATANVFLDSLAQHRRAAGLPGVSLPWGPWAEVGGMADQLSDADLDRLARAGTPAIVPSEGVALFDAALRTDSALVLPIRLDLGALRNQGSLIPAILTGLVRVPNRQAAKAGSITAGGLETRLAGLDEAGRDRLLLELVTKHVAGVLGHSSADAIEPDKAFSDLGFDSLAALELRNHLHADTGLRLPATLAFDYPSSRAVVGYLKQALGGAAKAVKVTTTAVADDEPIAIVSMACRFPEIGNPEELWQFLMAGNDSVSSFPLDRGWDIENLYDPEPGKPGKTYSKFGGYLHEAGEFDAAFFDISPREAMEMDPQQRILLETAWETLERAGIDPTSLRGSSTGVFAGVMYHDYLGSSPGSVVSGRVSYTLGLEGPAVTVDTACSSSLVALHWATQSLRRGECSLALVGGVTVMSSLDTSVEFSRQRGLSVDGKCKSFAAAADGTGWGEGAGLLLVERLSDARKNGHPVLAIVKSTAVNQDGASNGLTAPNGPSQQRVIMQALANAGLKTADVDAVEAHGTGTMLGDPIEAQALLATYGQERSNPLWLGSIKSNLGHTQAAAGVAGIIKMVLAMHNGVLPKTLFVDEPSPKVDWTEGAVELLTEPVEWPETGRPRRAGVSSFGISGTNAHVIIEHVEPEEAATSEDSLVPVVISAKDEAALAEQAQRLMSYVDTGLTDLAYSLATSRAALESRAVFVAGNRDELREGLTALVTGETKGTTKVTGSTAFLFTGQGAQRLGMGQALAGQFPVFAEAFDAVVAELDKHLDRPLREVVWGEDADLLSQTVYTQSSLFAVEVALFRTVESWGVTPDFLAGHSIGELAAAHVAGVLSLEDAAKLVAARGRLMNALPTGGAMVAIQATEEEVKPLLTDAVSIAAINGPRSIVVSGDETAALAIKAHFEADRKTTRLKVSHAFHSPLMEPMLAEFREVASGLTYHAPKIPIVSNVTGELGDVTNAEYWVTHVREAVRFADAIDYLVGRNVTTFVELGPDAVLTAMGQDCVDKAGFTPGDKAGFTPGSKAGFIPVLRRNRAEERELLSALGQAFERGIGVDWAAFFGGKARRVDLPTYAFTHQRFWMSNAAGAGDVASLGQNSAEHPLLSAAVELPDSLVLTGRLSAEAQPWLADHDVLGSVVFPGAGLAELALAAGAHVGAATLAELTAEKPLVLNENRALRVVVGAPDEEGGREVTIHSRGEDEAWTRHAAGTLITASVTSSDDLTQWPPAGATALDDLYENLLAQGYAYGPAFQGLKAAWRKGDDLFAEVAVDEAGTFGLHPALFDAALQVSRLDGGTRLPSVWTGVSLHAAGAAALRVRVSPAAPGQLSVFAADEEGRPVLSVESLTTEPVTADEFATGRLDALHRIDWIPVRTIPAEIEAEYVDSWQSGSDVLAAAQANAATALARIQQPGEAVFVIDGSLAQAPVRGLVRVAQEEHPGRFVLVETDGSADLAAAVASGEPELRINGGVTRVPRLAKVSTVDAPVAWSGTVLVTGGPHGEDIARHLGAENLVFFDGDPADADALAKVLNDISDEHPLTAVIHAPAPAPTALVDSLTPEQLAEALRNQAAAAYNLHEQTRGLANFVILGSATSLLYGTGQAASAAGDCFAEALAQLRQADGLPATMLAFGTWGEPNETFTALGLPELSTEDGLKAFDVALSAPEALVVPIRLDHATLRARAGELPVLLSGLVKVPAKQAGDSGAELRKKLAGLPDDEVDRVLLDVVRTHVAAVLGHAGPESIEPGRAFKELGFDSLAAVELRKQLTAATGLSLPATLVFDYPTSLEAAAFLRAGIAPNADPAAPVLEEVERLEQLLASVPADGTARITARLEALLRKWNDAQNATETTETDYEDATDDELFNMLDNELGL, from the coding sequence CCCGGTTTCCCTCAAGGGGAGTTCGACCGGTGTTTTCGCCGGGGTGATGTATCACGATTACGGTATCGCGGGCAGTTCCGGTTCCATTGTTTCCGGCCGTGTTTCCTACACGCTCGGGCTCGAAGGCCCGGCGGTCACCGTCGACACCGCGTGTTCCAGCTCCTTGGTCGCGTTGCACTGGGCCATTCAGTCGCTGCGACGCGGCGAGTGCCAGCTCGCGCTCGCCGGCGGCGTGACCGTGATGGCGACCCCCGAGACCTTCGTCGGCTTCAGCGAGCAGCGCGGTCTCGCCGCCAACGGCCGCTGCAAGTCCTTCGCCGCCGCCGCCGACGGCACTGGCTGGGGCGAAGGCGCCGCGATCCTGTTGGTGGAAAGGCTTTCCGACGCGCGCGCCAACGGGCACCCGGTGCTCGCGGTGATCGCGGGCAGCGCGGTCAACCAGGACGGCGCGTCCAGCGGGCTCACCGCGCCGAACGGCCCGTCGCAGCAGCGGGTCATCCAGAAGGCGCTGGCCAACGCGAAGCTCACCGCCGCGGACGTCGACGTCGTCGAGGCGCACGGCACCGGCACCAAGCTCGGCGACCCGATCGAGGCGCAGGCGCTGCTCGCCACCTACGGCCAGGACCGCGAGCGCCCGTTGTGGCTCGGCTCGCTGAAGTCCAACATGGGTCACACCCAGGCCGCCGCCGGTGTCGCCGGGATCATGAAGATGGTCCTGTCGATCCAGCACGGCCTGATCCCGCAGACCCTGCACGTCGACGAGCCGAACACCCAGGTCGACTGGGAAGCGGGCAACGTCAAGCTGCTCACCGAGGCGCAGCCGTGGCCCGACCACGGCCAGCCGCGCCGCGCGGGCGTTTCGTCGTTCGGCATCAGCGGGACCAACTCGCACGTCATCGTCGAGCAGGCGCCGGAGCCCGAGGAAGAGCCCGAAGAAGCCCCGGTCACGGTCACCGCGAAGGTCGTTCCGTGGCTGGTGTCCGGCAAAACCGCTGCCGCGCTGCACGATCAGCTCACTCGCTTGTCCACTGTGGACGCCGACCTGCTCGACGTCGCGTACTCGCTCGCGACCACCCGCACGTTCCTGGAGTTCCGGTCGGCCGCGCTCGGCGGCGATCTGCCGAAAGCGACTTTCGGACAGGTCAAGGGCGGCAAGCTCGCCTTCCTCTTCACCGGCCAGGGCGCCCAGCGCATCGGTATGGGCCGCGAGCTTGCCGAGCTGTTCCCGGCCTTCCGCGACGCGTTCGACGCGGCCGTCACCGAGATCGACAAGCACCTCGGCTGGCCGCTCAAGGACGCCGTCTGGGGCGACGACCAGTCAAAACTGAACCGCACCGGCTACACGCAGCCCGCACTGTTCGCCGTCGAGGTGGCGTTGTTCCGGCTGCTGGAGTCGTGGGGCGTCAAGCCCGACTTCCTGGCCGGGCACTCGATCGGTGAGCTGGCCGCAGCTCACGTCTCCGGCGTCTTCTCACTCGAAGACGCCGCGAAACTCGTTGTGGCACGCGGAAAACTGATGAACGCGCTGCCCGAGGGCGGCGCCATGATCGCCATCCAGGCCAGTGAGGAAGAGGTGCTCCCGCACCTGACCGACGAGGTCGGCTTCGGTGGCATCAACGGCCCGCGCTCGGTCGTCGTCTCCGGCACCGAGGCCGCGGCCACCAAGATCGCCGAGCACTTCAGCGACCGCAAGACCAAGCGTCTCGCCGTCTCGCACGCGTTCCACTCGCCGCTGATGGAGCCGATGCTCGCCGACTTCCGCAAGGTCGCGGCGACCATCACCTTCAGCAAGCCCAAGATCCCGATCGTCTCGACGCTCACCGGCAAGCCCGCGACGGCCGAGGAGCTCAGCTCGCCCGACTACTGGGCCAAGCACGTCCGCCAGCCGGTCCGGTTCCTCGACGCCATCCGCACGCTCGAAGGCAAGAACGTCACCAGCTTCGTCGAGCTGGGCCCGGACGCGGCGCTCACCGCGATGGGCCCCGAGTGCCTCGAAGGGGAGACCGCGGCCTTCATCCCGACCTTGCGCCGGGAGCGGTCCGAAGAGACCGAACTCGTCAGCGCGCTCGGGACCGCGTTCACCCGCGGCGTCACCGTCAACTGGGCGAACTTCTTCGCGGGGCGCGGCGCGAAGCGGGTCGACCTGCCGACGTACGCCTTCCAGCACAAGCACTTCTGGATCGACACCACCGCCGTCACGCAGGACGTGGCCGGGGTCGGGCAGATCGCCGCCGAGCACCCGCTGCTGGGCGCGGTCGTCCCGTCGCCGGAGTCCGGTGGCGTGGTGCTGACCGGCAGGCTGTCGTTCGAGACGCACCCGTGGCTCGCCGATCACGACGTGCTCGGCTCGGTTCTCGTGCCGGGCACCGCGTTCGTCGAACTCGCCGTCCGCGCCGGTGACCAGGTCGGCACCGGGCGGATCGAAGAACTCATCCTCGAGGTGCCGCTGATCCTGCCGCCGCGCGGCGGCGTTTCGCTGCAAGCCGTCGTCGGCCCCGACGAGTCGGGCGTCCGCAGCATCGGGATCTACTCCGGCGGCCAGGACGAGCCGTGGACCCGGCACGCGACCGGCACGCTGGTCGAGAGCACCGACGCGGCGGGCTTCGACCTCGCCGAGTGGCCGCCCGCCGGCGCGACCCCGGTCGACGTCGAAGGCGTCTACGAGAAGCTCGTCGGCCGCGGTTATGGCTACGGGCCTACGTTCCAGGGCCTCAAGTCGGCGTGGCGGCGCGGTGACGAGCTGTTCGCCGAGGTCGCGCTGCCCGAGGGCGCCGGTGCCGAGCGCTTCGGCCTGCACCCGGCACTGCTGGACGCGGCCATGCACGTCGAGCTGCTTTCCGACAGTGACGAGACGCTGCTTCCGTTCTCCTGGAACGGGGTTTCGCTGTACGCGGTCGGCGCGTCCGCCGCGCGCGTGCGGCTCTCGAACGGCCGTATCGAACTCGCCGACCTCTCCGGAAACCCGGTGCTGTCGGTCGACAACCTGGCTGCGCGGGCGATCTCCGCCGACCAGCTGACCAGCACGAGCGACTCGCTGTTCCAGGTCTCCTGGGTGCCGGTCCGCACCCCGGACACTTCGTCCACTGTGGATGTCTGGCAGGCGGCCGGCAGCGACGACGTCCTCATCGGGATGCGCGAGAACGCCTACGCGCTGCTGGAAAAGCTCCAGGCTTCGGAAGATCAGCTGGTCGTCGTCACCGAGCGCGCGATGGCGGTCGGGGCCGACGACGACGTCGATCTCACCCAGGCGCCGATCTGGGGTCTCGTGCGCGCCGCGCAGGCCGAAGAACCCGGCCGGATCGTGCTGGTCGACACCGACGGCTCGCTCGATGTCGCGGTCGCCGCGGCGTCCGGGGAAGCCGAAGTCGCCATCCGCGGCGGAAAACTGCTCGCCCCGCGCCTCACCCGCGCCGAGAAGTCCGATGTGGACATCGAGTGGGACGAGCACGACACCGTGCTGATCACCGGTGGCACCGGCGGTCTCGGCGCGCTGTTCGCCAAGCACCTCACCACGCGCGGCGTGCAGCACCTCGTGCTGACCAGCCGTCGCGGCATCGACGCGCCCGGCGCGCTCGAACTCCAGCACGAGCTGGAAGACCTCGGCGCGACCGTCACCATCGCGGCCTGCGACGTCTCGGACCGGGGCGCACTGGCCACCCTCATCGCCGCGCACCCGCTGACCGGCGTGGTGCACGCGGCGGGCATCCTCGACGACGCCACGCTCGCGTCGCAGAGCGCCGAACGCTTCGACAAGGTGTTGCGCCCCAAGGCCGACGCCGCCTTCTACCTGCACGAACTCACCGCCGAGGCCGGGCTCAAGGCCTTCGTGCTCTTCTCGTCGGCGGCGGGCATACTCGGCGGCTCGGGGCAGGCGAACTACGCCACCGCGAACGTCTTCCTCGACTCGCTCGCCCAGCACCGCCGCGCCGCCGGGCTGCCCGGCGTCTCGCTGCCGTGGGGTCCGTGGGCCGAGGTCGGCGGCATGGCCGACCAGCTGTCGGACGCCGACCTCGACCGGCTCGCCCGCGCCGGGACCCCGGCGATCGTGCCGTCCGAAGGTGTCGCGCTGTTCGACGCGGCACTGCGCACGGACTCCGCGCTGGTGCTGCCGATCCGGCTCGACCTCGGCGCGCTGCGCAACCAGGGCAGCCTGATCCCGGCCATCCTCACCGGGCTCGTCCGTGTGCCGAACCGCCAGGCCGCCAAGGCGGGCAGCATCACCGCTGGTGGCCTTGAGACTCGGCTCGCCGGGCTCGACGAGGCCGGTCGTGACCGGTTGCTGCTGGAGCTGGTCACCAAGCACGTCGCCGGGGTACTCGGGCACTCCTCGGCCGACGCGATCGAGCCGGACAAGGCGTTCTCCGACCTCGGCTTCGACTCGCTCGCCGCCCTCGAACTGCGCAACCACCTGCACGCCGACACCGGCCTGCGGCTCCCCGCGACGCTGGCCTTCGACTACCCGAGCTCACGCGCGGTCGTCGGCTACCTCAAGCAGGCGCTCGGCGGCGCGGCCAAGGCCGTCAAGGTCACCACGACGGCCGTCGCCGACGACGAGCCGATCGCGATCGTGTCGATGGCCTGCCGCTTCCCGGAGATCGGCAATCCGGAGGAGCTGTGGCAGTTCCTCATGGCGGGCAACGACTCCGTGTCGAGCTTCCCGCTGGACCGCGGCTGGGACATCGAGAACCTGTACGACCCCGAGCCTGGCAAGCCGGGCAAGACGTACAGCAAGTTCGGCGGGTACCTGCACGAAGCGGGCGAGTTCGACGCCGCGTTCTTCGACATCTCGCCGCGCGAGGCCATGGAAATGGACCCGCAGCAACGAATCCTGCTCGAAACCGCCTGGGAGACCTTGGAGCGCGCGGGCATCGACCCGACATCGCTGCGCGGCAGCTCGACGGGCGTGTTCGCGGGCGTCATGTACCACGACTACCTGGGTTCCAGCCCTGGCAGCGTGGTCTCCGGCCGGGTCTCCTACACGCTGGGTCTCGAAGGCCCGGCGGTCACTGTGGACACTGCCTGCTCGTCGAGCCTGGTCGCTTTGCATTGGGCCACACAGTCACTCAGGCGCGGTGAATGCTCACTGGCGCTCGTCGGCGGTGTCACCGTGATGTCCTCTTTGGACACTTCGGTCGAGTTCAGCCGTCAGCGCGGGCTGTCGGTCGACGGCAAGTGCAAGTCTTTCGCGGCCGCCGCCGACGGCACCGGCTGGGGTGAGGGCGCCGGGCTGCTCTTGGTCGAGCGGCTTTCGGACGCTCGCAAGAACGGGCACCCGGTGCTGGCGATCGTCAAGTCGACCGCGGTCAACCAGGACGGCGCGTCCAACGGCCTGACCGCGCCGAACGGCCCGTCCCAGCAGCGGGTCATCATGCAGGCGCTGGCCAACGCGGGCCTCAAGACCGCCGATGTCGACGCGGTCGAGGCGCACGGCACCGGCACCATGCTCGGCGACCCGATCGAGGCGCAGGCGCTGCTCGCGACCTACGGCCAGGAGCGCTCGAACCCGCTGTGGCTGGGGTCGATCAAGTCGAACCTGGGGCACACGCAGGCCGCCGCCGGTGTCGCCGGGATCATCAAGATGGTCCTCGCGATGCACAACGGCGTGCTGCCCAAGACGTTGTTCGTCGACGAGCCGTCGCCGAAGGTCGACTGGACCGAGGGCGCGGTCGAGCTGCTGACCGAGCCGGTCGAGTGGCCGGAGACCGGACGGCCGCGCCGCGCGGGCGTGTCGTCGTTCGGCATCAGCGGCACCAACGCGCACGTGATCATCGAGCACGTCGAGCCCGAAGAAGCCGCGACCAGCGAGGATTCGCTGGTCCCCGTGGTCATCTCGGCCAAGGACGAGGCCGCGCTGGCCGAGCAGGCCCAGCGTCTGATGTCCTATGTGGACACCGGGCTGACCGATCTTGCCTACTCGCTCGCGACCTCGCGGGCCGCGCTGGAAAGCCGAGCGGTTTTCGTGGCTGGCAACCGTGACGAGCTGCGCGAAGGCCTGACCGCGCTGGTCACCGGCGAGACCAAGGGCACCACCAAGGTGACCGGCTCGACGGCCTTCCTCTTCACCGGCCAGGGTGCCCAGCGTCTCGGTATGGGACAGGCGCTCGCCGGGCAGTTCCCAGTCTTCGCCGAAGCCTTCGACGCCGTGGTCGCGGAGCTGGACAAGCACCTCGACCGGCCGCTGCGCGAAGTCGTCTGGGGCGAGGACGCGGACCTGCTGAGCCAGACCGTCTACACGCAGAGCAGCCTCTTCGCCGTCGAGGTGGCGTTGTTCCGGACCGTCGAGTCGTGGGGCGTCACGCCGGACTTCCTGGCCGGGCACTCGATCGGTGAGCTGGCCGCCGCGCACGTCGCCGGCGTGCTGAGCCTCGAAGACGCGGCGAAGCTGGTCGCGGCACGCGGACGGCTGATGAACGCGCTGCCCACCGGCGGTGCCATGGTCGCGATCCAGGCGACCGAGGAAGAGGTCAAGCCGCTGCTGACCGACGCCGTGAGCATCGCGGCGATCAACGGGCCGCGCTCGATCGTCGTCTCCGGCGACGAGACCGCCGCGCTCGCGATCAAGGCCCACTTCGAGGCCGACCGCAAGACGACCCGGCTCAAGGTCAGCCACGCGTTCCACTCGCCGCTGATGGAGCCGATGCTCGCCGAGTTCCGCGAGGTCGCTTCCGGCCTCACGTACCACGCGCCCAAGATCCCGATCGTCTCGAACGTCACCGGCGAGCTGGGCGACGTGACGAACGCCGAGTACTGGGTCACGCACGTCCGCGAGGCGGTCCGCTTCGCGGACGCCATCGACTACCTGGTCGGTCGCAACGTCACCACGTTCGTCGAGCTGGGCCCGGACGCGGTGCTCACCGCGATGGGCCAGGACTGCGTGGATAAAGCGGGCTTTACTCCGGGGGATAAAGCGGGCTTTACTCCCGGGAGTAAAGCGGGCTTTATCCCGGTCCTCAGGCGGAACCGGGCCGAGGAGCGCGAGCTGCTTTCCGCGCTGGGGCAGGCTTTCGAGCGCGGGATCGGGGTCGACTGGGCGGCGTTCTTCGGCGGCAAGGCGCGCCGTGTCGACTTGCCGACTTACGCGTTCACGCACCAGCGGTTCTGGATGAGCAACGCCGCCGGTGCGGGCGACGTCGCCAGCCTCGGCCAGAACTCCGCCGAGCACCCGCTGCTCAGCGCGGCCGTCGAACTGCCGGACAGCCTGGTGCTGACCGGGCGGCTTTCGGCCGAGGCGCAGCCGTGGCTCGCCGACCACGACGTGCTCGGCTCGGTCGTCTTCCCCGGCGCCGGGCTCGCCGAGCTGGCCCTCGCGGCCGGTGCGCACGTCGGCGCCGCCACGCTCGCTGAGCTGACGGCCGAGAAGCCGTTGGTGCTCAACGAAAACCGGGCGCTGCGCGTCGTCGTCGGCGCGCCGGACGAGGAGGGCGGCCGCGAGGTCACCATCCACTCGCGCGGCGAGGACGAGGCGTGGACCCGGCATGCGGCAGGCACGCTGATCACCGCCTCGGTGACGTCGTCCGACGACCTCACCCAGTGGCCGCCCGCCGGGGCGACCGCGCTCGACGACCTGTACGAGAACCTCCTTGCCCAGGGTTACGCCTACGGACCGGCTTTCCAGGGTCTCAAGGCCGCCTGGCGCAAGGGCGACGATCTTTTCGCCGAGGTCGCTGTCGACGAAGCCGGAACGTTCGGCCTGCACCCCGCGTTGTTCGACGCCGCGTTGCAGGTCAGCAGGCTTGACGGCGGCACGAGGCTGCCGTCCGTGTGGACCGGGGTTTCCCTCCACGCGGCCGGCGCAGCGGCGCTGCGGGTGCGCGTCTCACCCGCAGCGCCGGGCCAACTTTCCGTGTTCGCGGCCGACGAGGAGGGCCGCCCGGTCCTGAGCGTCGAGTCGCTGACCACGGAACCCGTCACGGCGGACGAGTTCGCCACGGGCCGTCTCGACGCGCTGCACCGGATCGACTGGATCCCGGTCCGCACGATCCCCGCGGAGATCGAGGCCGAGTACGTCGACAGCTGGCAGTCCGGCTCGGACGTGCTCGCCGCGGCCCAGGCCAACGCGGCCACCGCGCTGGCCAGGATCCAGCAGCCCGGCGAGGCCGTGTTCGTCATCGACGGCAGCCTGGCGCAGGCGCCGGTGCGTGGCCTGGTCAGGGTCGCGCAGGAGGAACACCCGGGACGGTTCGTGCTCGTCGAGACCGACGGTTCGGCCGACTTGGCCGCCGCGGTCGCCTCCGGTGAGCCGGAACTGCGGATCAACGGTGGTGTCACCAGGGTGCCGAGGCTCGCCAAGGTGTCCACAGTGGACGCGCCGGTGGCCTGGTCCGGGACCGTGCTGGTGACCGGCGGACCGCACGGCGAGGACATCGCACGCCACCTCGGCGCCGAGAACCTGGTCTTCTTCGACGGTGACCCCGCCGACGCGGACGCGCTCGCCAAGGTGCTCAACGACATCTCCGACGAGCACCCGCTGACCGCGGTGATCCACGCACCCGCGCCCGCCCCGACGGCGCTGGTCGACTCGCTCACCCCGGAGCAGCTCGCGGAAGCCTTGCGGAACCAGGCGGCCGCCGCCTACAACCTGCACGAGCAGACCCGCGGACTCGCGAACTTCGTCATCCTCGGCTCGGCCACCTCGCTGCTCTACGGGACCGGACAGGCCGCGTCGGCGGCAGGGGATTGCTTCGCCGAGGCGCTCGCCCAGCTCCGGCAGGCGGACGGACTTCCCGCGACCATGCTCGCCTTCGGCACCTGGGGCGAGCCCAACGAGACGTTCACCGCGCTCGGCCTGCCCGAACTGTCCACAGAGGACGGACTTAAAGCGTTCGACGTGGCGTTGTCCGCGCCGGAAGCGCTGGTCGTGCCGATCCGGCTCGACCACGCGACCTTGCGTGCCCGCGCCGGTGAGCTGCCGGTGCTGCTGTCCGGCCTGGTCAAGGTGCCGGCCAAGCAGGCGGGCGACAGCGGCGCCGAGCTGCGCAAGAAGCTCGCCGGGCTGCCCGACGACGAGGTCGACCGCGTGCTGCTCGACGTGGTCCGCACGCACGTCGCCGCGGTGCTCGGGCACGCCGGGCCGGAGTCGATCGAGCCGGGCCGCGCGTTCAAGGAACTCGGTTTCGACTCGCTGGCGGCGGTCGAGTTGCGCAAGCAGCTGACCGCGGCGACCGGGCTCTCGCTGCCCGCGACCCTGGTCTTCGACTACCCGACCTCGCTGGAGGCGGCCGCGTTCCTGCGTGCCGGGATCGCGCCGAACGCCGATCCGGCCGCGCCGGTGCTCGAAGAGGTCGAGCGGCTCGAACAGCTGCTCGCCTCGGTCCCGGCCGACGGGACCGCGCGGATCACCGCCCGCTTGGAAGCGTTGCTGCGTAAGTGGAATGACGCGCAGAACGCGACCGAGACGACTGAGACCGACTACGAAGACGCGACCGACGATGAACTGTTCAACATGCTTGACAACGAGCTCGGCCTCTAG